From a region of the Hymenobacter jejuensis genome:
- a CDS encoding LytR/AlgR family response regulator transcription factor, with protein METSRLGSLPPEKAPLPADSYRKRLLVKDRHKLFFIKAADILYFDADGNYITLHTLRQTHTIYESLTQLEQRLDPADFTRINRSYIVNLNYIEELESYFNGEYLVRLVGGHCLKWTRGYRDRVKAFLGKNC; from the coding sequence ATGGAAACATCACGTTTAGGCTCGCTGCCACCGGAAAAAGCGCCGCTGCCTGCCGACTCTTATCGCAAGCGCCTGCTGGTGAAAGACCGCCACAAGCTGTTCTTTATCAAGGCCGCCGACATCCTCTACTTCGATGCCGACGGCAACTACATCACCCTGCACACGCTGCGCCAGACCCATACCATTTACGAGAGCCTGACGCAGCTAGAGCAGCGCCTCGATCCGGCCGATTTCACGCGCATCAACCGCTCCTACATCGTCAACCTCAACTACATCGAGGAGCTCGAATCGTATTTCAACGGCGAATACCTCGTGCGCCTGGTCGGCGGCCACTGCCTCAAATGGACGCGCGGCTACCGCGACCGGGTCAAAGCTTTTTTGGGGAAGAATTGCTAG
- a CDS encoding ring-cleaving dioxygenase yields MEPRILGLHHVTAIAGNAQRNHKFYTKVLGLRFLKKTVNFDDPGTYHFYFGDETGSAGTILTFFPWEHITTGRRGIGQATEIGYSVPAGSFDFWMQRFEQHGVTYNKPSEKFGERYLTFLDPDGLKLELIESKTADSRTPWTTADVGADVATKGFHTVTLTLASIQPTAEILTDVFGYTLLEQHVNRYRYATDTVQGAAYIDLVEVPGEARSVTAGGSVHHIAFRVKDDEAELYFRNKLLEKGLQPTPQIDRDYFHSVYFREPGGVLFEIATENPGFTVDEPLAELGTHLMLPKQHERLRARLETSLPPIG; encoded by the coding sequence CGGGCTGCGCTTCCTGAAGAAGACCGTCAACTTCGACGACCCGGGCACCTACCACTTTTATTTTGGCGACGAAACCGGCTCGGCCGGCACGATCCTCACGTTTTTCCCCTGGGAGCACATCACCACTGGCCGGCGCGGCATCGGGCAGGCCACCGAAATCGGCTATTCGGTGCCAGCCGGCAGTTTTGATTTCTGGATGCAGCGCTTCGAGCAGCACGGCGTAACCTATAACAAGCCCAGTGAGAAATTTGGGGAGCGCTACCTGACCTTCCTCGACCCCGACGGCCTGAAGCTGGAGCTCATTGAGTCGAAAACTGCTGACTCGCGCACGCCCTGGACCACGGCCGACGTCGGGGCCGACGTAGCGACCAAGGGCTTTCATACCGTCACGCTCACGCTGGCCAGCATCCAACCCACGGCCGAAATTCTGACAGATGTCTTTGGCTATACTTTGCTAGAACAGCACGTCAATCGCTACCGCTACGCGACCGATACAGTGCAGGGCGCCGCCTACATCGATCTGGTGGAAGTGCCCGGCGAGGCACGTAGCGTGACGGCCGGCGGCTCGGTGCACCACATTGCCTTCCGGGTGAAAGACGACGAAGCCGAGTTGTACTTCCGCAACAAGCTGCTTGAGAAGGGCCTACAACCCACGCCCCAAATCGACCGCGACTATTTCCACTCAGTATACTTCCGCGAGCCGGGCGGGGTGCTATTTGAAATTGCAACCGAAAACCCCGGTTTCACCGTGGACGAGCCGCTGGCCGAGTTAGGCACCCACCTGATGCTGCCCAAACAGCACGAGCGGCTGCGGGCACGCTTGGAGACCAGCCTGCCTCCTATCGGCTAG